Proteins encoded in a region of the Synechococcus sp. BIOS-U3-1 genome:
- a CDS encoding helix-turn-helix domain-containing protein, which produces MVLAQSTTTSRFAVPSATSASFNWSTDFNSASELAAALLRLGKSFDVLQLSPGRLQGHFSVAHLQDLSILSIQTNQLLLLNGERGTDSITFSLETSGIHDDHRVFCRSIKPYSLHGFKPDLQESHFQLTAGSTSIIAITSAKKFSNFLARHEQFELLDSLHKSNSLQLSVEQYFTISRQLTWNLNNPLNNTELRSLHTSNIFSLMLEVFTNAKSNQFGSFKIAPRQQLICELIEWGFENSTEPFKLDEISNILLSSRRTLIQGCKENFQKGPMELLRLIRLEHVNYALRSHELRKSLGLNKIGDIANHFGFTSRGHFSASYQSQFGETPRQTLAQAKHQLISAANN; this is translated from the coding sequence GTGGTGCTAGCCCAAAGCACAACAACCAGCCGCTTCGCCGTTCCCTCGGCAACGTCCGCAAGCTTCAACTGGAGCACCGACTTCAACAGTGCCAGCGAGTTGGCAGCTGCACTGCTCAGGCTGGGGAAAAGCTTTGATGTTCTGCAATTATCTCCAGGTCGACTTCAAGGGCATTTTTCTGTAGCCCACCTCCAAGATCTCAGCATCTTGAGCATCCAAACCAACCAGCTGCTTCTACTGAACGGTGAGCGCGGAACGGATTCAATTACGTTCAGCTTAGAAACAAGCGGAATTCATGATGATCATCGGGTGTTTTGTCGATCAATCAAACCCTATTCTCTTCACGGTTTCAAACCTGACCTTCAAGAAAGTCATTTTCAACTCACAGCCGGTTCAACCAGCATCATTGCGATCACATCAGCCAAAAAATTTAGCAATTTTCTAGCCCGGCACGAACAGTTCGAGCTACTAGATAGTCTGCACAAAAGCAATTCACTACAGTTAAGCGTAGAGCAATATTTCACAATCTCTCGTCAACTGACTTGGAACCTCAACAATCCGTTAAACAATACAGAACTGCGATCATTACACACAAGTAATATTTTTTCACTGATGCTCGAGGTTTTCACAAATGCAAAAAGCAATCAGTTCGGCTCATTTAAAATCGCTCCACGACAACAACTCATTTGCGAATTAATTGAATGGGGCTTTGAAAACAGCACAGAACCGTTCAAGCTTGATGAAATCAGCAATATTCTGCTCAGCTCAAGACGCACTCTCATCCAAGGATGTAAAGAAAATTTCCAAAAAGGACCAATGGAACTTCTAAGACTTATCCGTCTGGAGCATGTCAATTATGCACTCAGATCCCATGAACTTCGCAAGTCATTAGGTTTAAACAAAATTGGTGACATTGCCAATCACTTTGGCTTCACCAGTCGCGGGCATTTTTCCGCCTCTTATCAAAGTCAATTCGGCGAAACACCAAGACAAACACTTGCTCAGGCCAAGCATCAACTGATCAGCGCAGCAAACAATTGA
- a CDS encoding sulfotransferase family protein translates to MFLSISRLADVLVAGGCIRPTTLLAGLRHGTVSFKRLPVALLLTVSGLVVEPFPWLQSLLFHRRVLACACPDDPVVVIGHWRSGTTYLHQLLASDPCAATARNQFIIAPQAALILKPLLNHFLRHVMTQHRPIDAVSWGPDDPQEDEVGLARLTMDTHMAGIAFPQHYPRHFRRTVLHSSAQFERHLLHFTRLTWLYEGAGKTHLVIKNSVHTARIALLLRLFPRARFVYLYRRPLDSVRSLVQVKQRLAHLVGLQLPLSSLQQVEETAAAHDQLQEAYERSKHLIPSGQLLEVDYDDLVQSPHVTLQRIYRSLGITGWGTARTAIEASIAKSQTYQAEPVVLELEAEQRLKALLS, encoded by the coding sequence GTGTTTTTGTCCATTTCCAGGCTTGCTGACGTGCTTGTCGCCGGAGGGTGCATTCGCCCCACCACGCTGCTCGCTGGATTAAGGCATGGCACGGTGTCTTTTAAGCGTTTACCCGTCGCCCTGCTGTTGACGGTCAGCGGTTTAGTGGTGGAACCATTTCCCTGGCTGCAATCCCTTCTGTTTCATCGCAGGGTTTTGGCTTGCGCTTGCCCTGATGATCCCGTGGTGGTGATTGGCCATTGGCGCAGTGGCACCACCTATTTGCATCAGTTGCTGGCGTCTGACCCCTGTGCTGCCACAGCTCGTAACCAGTTCATCATTGCTCCCCAGGCAGCACTGATCCTGAAACCCTTGCTGAATCACTTCCTAAGGCATGTGATGACACAGCATCGACCCATCGATGCTGTGTCGTGGGGGCCTGATGATCCTCAGGAAGATGAGGTGGGTTTAGCTCGCCTCACCATGGACACTCACATGGCTGGGATTGCTTTTCCTCAGCACTATCCGAGGCATTTTCGTCGCACAGTGCTGCATAGTTCAGCTCAATTTGAGCGACACCTGTTGCATTTCACGCGGCTTACTTGGCTGTATGAGGGGGCTGGGAAAACACACCTGGTGATTAAAAATTCTGTGCACACAGCTCGGATTGCGTTGCTGCTGCGTTTGTTTCCGCGTGCACGTTTTGTGTATCTGTACCGCCGACCGTTGGATTCGGTTCGTTCGTTGGTGCAAGTGAAGCAGCGTTTGGCTCACTTAGTAGGACTTCAATTGCCTCTATCCAGCCTCCAGCAAGTGGAGGAAACAGCGGCGGCCCATGACCAATTGCAGGAAGCCTATGAGCGCTCCAAACATTTGATTCCTTCTGGACAATTGCTCGAAGTTGATTACGACGATCTTGTTCAGTCGCCTCATGTCACTCTGCAGCGGATCTATCGCTCACTTGGGATCACTGGATGGGGAACAGCGCGTACTGCGATTGAGGCCAGTATTGCCAAGAGCCAGACGTATCAAGCCGAACCTGTTGTCTTGGAGCTGGAGGCTGAGCAGCGTCTCAAAGCACTGCTCAGCTGA
- a CDS encoding GH116 family glycosyl hydrolase, with the protein MARFGLTALRSLLRRSPRPEAWSAPQASWSWPFGLNWDQPYTVRYASNLDDGPNHGMPLGGFGAGCIGRAPDGNVNLWHLDGGEHWFGVLPDCQFALFEDNGSTKRAHALAVKPQVDASRPEAAAPLQAWDWYPASTPERSTGTYAARYPLSWTQYDGVYDADVRCEAFSPILPGDYQRTSYPVAVFVWTLRNPTKKPLDLSLMLSWRNSCGWFTNTDASAEVHFRDDGSPEHNYAPAIGRSEGQRNRYVDDGKLRGVLLEGNVSAPIAEGEGQWCIATTEQTGVSIQRCSRWNPAGDGSELWNSFSDDGSIPNSNNDRHSGSDDPLSAALAVRCQLAPGESIEIPVVISWDLPVTAFATGSKALRRYTDFFGTGGNQAAAIVAEALRDWKQWRAQIDAWQQPVLQRSELPESLRMALFNELYDLCSGGSLWSAASPEDPHGRFGVLECLDYAWYESLDVRLYGSFALLQLWPELDKSVLRSFARAIPAADATQRPIGWYFTQGKGRVEADRKVKGATPHDLGAPNEQPWDATNYTAYQDCNLWKDLGSDFVLQVWRTYKLAPNGEDLSFLAECWPAAVEALRYLKTFDVNNDGLPDNGGAPDQTFDDWPLKGVSAYCGALWIAALEAALAIAQTLQLKTGLETSAEQHEFGGWLEQSRSNFDKLLWNGEFYDIDAESGTPVVMADQLCGDFYARLLGLEPVVSEVNSRSTLKAVKEACFEKFEGGTLGVANGLRRDGTPLDPNGTHPLEVWTGINFGIASYFQLMGEAQTAEAICSAVVNQVYSGGLQFRTPEAITAVNTFRACHYLRAMAIWGLWATQTEWQVIPGAERG; encoded by the coding sequence ATGGCTCGGTTTGGACTGACTGCTCTGCGTTCGCTGCTGCGTCGCAGTCCCCGTCCTGAAGCCTGGAGTGCTCCGCAGGCCAGCTGGAGTTGGCCCTTTGGACTGAACTGGGATCAGCCCTATACGGTCCGTTATGCCAGCAATCTCGATGACGGCCCCAATCACGGCATGCCGCTGGGTGGCTTCGGGGCTGGCTGCATCGGCAGGGCTCCCGATGGCAACGTCAACCTCTGGCATCTCGATGGCGGTGAGCACTGGTTTGGTGTGCTGCCCGACTGTCAGTTCGCTTTGTTTGAAGACAACGGCAGTACCAAACGCGCCCATGCCCTGGCGGTGAAGCCGCAGGTGGATGCCTCCAGACCGGAGGCGGCTGCTCCACTTCAGGCCTGGGACTGGTACCCCGCCAGCACGCCGGAGCGCAGCACGGGTACCTACGCCGCCCGCTATCCACTTAGTTGGACGCAGTACGACGGCGTTTACGACGCCGATGTGCGTTGTGAAGCCTTCAGTCCGATTCTTCCTGGCGATTACCAGCGCACCAGTTATCCGGTGGCCGTGTTCGTGTGGACCTTGCGAAACCCCACCAAAAAACCGCTCGATCTTTCGCTGATGCTGAGCTGGCGCAACAGCTGCGGTTGGTTCACCAACACCGATGCTTCCGCTGAGGTGCATTTCCGCGATGACGGCAGCCCGGAGCACAACTACGCCCCTGCGATTGGCCGCAGCGAGGGTCAACGCAACCGTTATGTTGACGACGGCAAGTTGCGGGGGGTGCTTCTCGAAGGCAATGTCTCCGCTCCGATCGCTGAAGGCGAAGGGCAGTGGTGCATCGCCACCACTGAGCAAACAGGTGTGAGCATTCAACGCTGCAGCCGCTGGAATCCTGCGGGTGACGGCAGTGAGCTGTGGAACAGCTTCAGCGATGACGGCTCGATCCCCAACAGCAACAATGATCGGCACAGTGGCAGCGATGATCCACTCAGTGCAGCCCTGGCGGTTCGTTGTCAGCTAGCTCCCGGGGAGAGCATCGAGATCCCTGTGGTGATCAGCTGGGATCTACCGGTGACGGCCTTTGCGACCGGCAGCAAAGCCCTGCGTCGTTACACCGATTTCTTTGGCACTGGTGGCAACCAGGCCGCGGCGATTGTCGCCGAAGCACTGCGTGACTGGAAGCAGTGGAGGGCTCAGATCGACGCCTGGCAGCAGCCGGTGCTGCAGCGAAGTGAGCTGCCCGAGTCGTTGAGGATGGCGCTGTTCAATGAGCTCTACGACCTCTGCAGTGGCGGCAGCCTCTGGAGTGCGGCATCACCGGAAGATCCCCACGGTCGCTTCGGCGTACTCGAGTGCCTCGACTACGCCTGGTATGAAAGCCTGGATGTGCGCCTGTACGGCTCCTTTGCCTTGCTGCAACTATGGCCGGAGCTGGATAAATCGGTGCTGCGTAGCTTCGCGCGGGCCATCCCTGCTGCGGATGCCACCCAACGACCGATCGGTTGGTATTTCACCCAGGGCAAGGGCCGGGTGGAAGCTGATCGCAAGGTGAAGGGCGCAACCCCGCATGATCTCGGCGCCCCTAATGAGCAGCCCTGGGATGCCACGAACTACACCGCCTATCAAGACTGCAATCTCTGGAAGGATCTCGGCAGTGATTTTGTGCTGCAGGTGTGGCGCACCTACAAGCTTGCTCCCAATGGCGAAGATCTAAGTTTTCTGGCGGAGTGCTGGCCTGCGGCGGTGGAAGCGCTGCGCTATTTAAAAACCTTTGATGTGAATAACGACGGCCTCCCCGATAATGGCGGAGCACCGGATCAGACCTTCGACGACTGGCCTTTGAAGGGTGTGAGTGCCTATTGCGGTGCGCTCTGGATCGCTGCTTTGGAGGCGGCGTTGGCGATTGCTCAGACGTTGCAGCTCAAAACTGGATTGGAGACTTCCGCCGAACAGCATGAATTCGGTGGCTGGCTGGAGCAATCGCGCAGCAATTTCGACAAGTTGCTCTGGAACGGCGAGTTTTACGACATCGATGCCGAGAGCGGCACGCCGGTGGTGATGGCCGATCAACTCTGTGGTGATTTTTATGCCCGCTTGCTTGGCCTAGAGCCTGTGGTGAGTGAAGTGAATAGCCGCAGCACGCTCAAGGCGGTGAAAGAAGCCTGCTTTGAAAAATTTGAAGGCGGAACCTTGGGTGTGGCCAATGGGTTGCGCCGCGATGGCACGCCACTGGATCCCAACGGCACCCATCCACTGGAGGTGTGGACCGGCATCAACTTCGGCATTGCCAGTTATTTCCAGCTGATGGGTGAAGCTCAGACAGCGGAAGCGATCTGCTCAGCGGTTGTGAATCAGGTTTATTCAGGCGGGTTGCAGTTCCGAACGCCTGAAGCCATCACTGCGGTGAATACCTTCCGTGCTTGCCATTACCTGCGTGCGATGGCGATCTGGGGGTTGTGGGCAACGCAGACAGAATGGCAAGTGATTCCTGGTGCCGAGAGAGGCTGA